In Euphorbia lathyris chromosome 10, ddEupLath1.1, whole genome shotgun sequence, a single genomic region encodes these proteins:
- the LOC136210037 gene encoding carboxyl-terminal-processing peptidase 3, chloroplastic translates to MESLTPTFNFFPISTKPSCKPTPTFTKPNHNIYTKSTFTLPSPSASYQYSTVKPHSSSPDLIRSIGKNIFGFAAAATALVSVCCDSPAFAESLTVAFPVSRAREVNTVQKTLVEAWGLIRESFVDPTFNHQDWDLKLQQTMVEMFPLNSADVAYTKISGMLSSLGDPFTRIISPKEYQSFRIGSDGNLQGVGLFINVEPKTGHVVVLSCIDGSPAARAGIHEGDELVEINGERLDGLDSETAAGKLRGRAGTSVTVKVQSAKGFTSDSSIKEVNLPREYIKLSPISSTIIPHQTPDGRQTKTGYVKLSSFSQSAAVDMANAITELETEGVHSYILDLRNNPGGLVKAGLDVAQMWLDGDGTLVNTIDRDGNMLPINMQNGHAITHDPLVVLINEGSASASEILAGALHDNGRAILVGHKTFGKGKIQSVTELNDGSALFVTVAKYLSPALHDIDQVGIMPDVQCTADMLLNSPKDSFLKNNKSDASLEADTCIMVAEHELDIQESRGSAS, encoded by the exons ATGGAGTCTCTTACCCCTACTTTTAATTTCTTTCCCATTTCCACAAAACCTTCATGCAAGCCAACTCCAACCTTCACTAAGCCTAATCATAATATTTACACTAAATCCACTTTCACCCTCCCTTCCCCTTCCGCATCCTATCAATATTCCACTGTCAAACCCCATTCATCTTCTCCAGATTTAATCAGATCAATCGGAAAAAACATTTTCGGCTTTGCCGCCGCCGCTACTGCTCTCGTTTCAGTCTGCTGCGATTCTCCGGCTTTTGCAGAATCCTTAACGGTAGCTTTTCCTGTTTCTCGTGCTCGTGAG GTAAATACTGTTCAAAAAACGCTTGTGGAGGCATGGGGTTTGATTAGAGAATCATTTGTAGACCCAACATTTAACCATCAAG ATTGGGATTTGAAGTTGCAGCAAACTATGGTGGAAATGTTTCCCCTGAATTCAGCTGATGTTGCTTATACCAAAATTAGTGGAATGCTTTCGTCTCTTGGGGATCCCTTTACTCGGATTATCAGTCCAaag GAATACCAAAGTTTTAGAATTGGAAGCGATGGAAACTTGCAAGGAGTGGGACTATTTATAAATGTTGAACCAAAGACTGGTCATGTG GTTGTTTTGTCCTGTATAGATGGCAGCCCAGCTGCTCGTGCTGGCATACATGAAGGAGATGAATTGGTTGAGATCAATG GGGAGAGACTTGACGGGCTTGATAGTGAAACTGCAGCAGGGAAGCTTAGAGGGCGTGCTGGAACATCTGTTACAGTAAAAGTTCAGAGT GCAAAAGGTTTTACAAGCGATTCTAGTATCAAAGAG GTAAACTTGCCGCGTGAGTACATTAAGCTATCCCCAATATCTAGCACCATTATCCCTCATCAAACACCAGATGGTCGTCAAACAAAGACTGGTTATGTGAAGCTCTCAAGTTTCTCTCAG AGTGCTGCCGTCGATATGGCAAATGCAATTACTGAATTGGAAACTGAAGGTGTGCATTCATACATTCTGGATCTGCGGAACAACCCA GGAGGTCTAGTAAAAGCAGGACTTGATGTTGCTCAAATGTGGTTAGACGGAGACGGGACTCTTGTGAACACAATTGATAGGGATGGAAATATGCTTCCTATCAACATGCAGAATGGTCATGCTATAACACATGATCCGCTTGTCGTGCTT ATAAATGAGGGGAGTGCAAGCGCAAGTGAGATTTTAGCTGGTGCACTGCATGATAATGGGCGTGCTATCCTTGTTGGGCACAAAACATTTGGTAAAGGGAAAATTCAG AGCGTGACGGAGCTAAATGATGGATCCGCACTGTTTGTGACTGTTGCCAAGTATCTATCACCTGCACTTCATGACATAGATCAAGTCGGGATAATGCCGGATGTACAATGTACAGCAGACATGCTGCTGAATTCACCTAAGGATTCATTCTTGAAAAATAACAAGTCGGATGCTTCTCTTGAAGCCGATACCTGCATTATGGTTGCAGAACATGAATTGGACATTCAAGAGTCCAGAGGTTCTGCATCTTAG